A window from Rhinolophus sinicus isolate RSC01 linkage group LG18, ASM3656204v1, whole genome shotgun sequence encodes these proteins:
- the MPV17L gene encoding mpv17-like protein produces MAGWWRALARAARRYPWPTNVLLYAALFSSGDALQQRLRGGPADWRQTRQVGTVVVAFHANFNYVWQRLLERALPGRTPRAVLAKVLCDQVVAAPIAVSAFYTGMSILQGKDDIFLDLKQKFWNTYKSGLMYWPFVQLTNFSLVPIHWRTAYTGLYGFLWATFLCYSQQSGDGTLTSAFTFLHLKEANAVERPPEK; encoded by the exons ATGGCGGGCTGGTGGCGGGCGCTGGCGCGCGCGGCCAGGCGCTACCCGTGGCCCACGAACGTGCTGCTCTACGCGGCGCTCTTCTCCTCGGGCGACGCGCTACAGCAGCGCCTGCGGGGCGGCCCGGCCGACTGGCGGCAGACCCGGCAGGTGGGCACCGTGGTGGTGGCCTTCCACGCCAACTTCAACTACGTGTGGCAGCGCCTGCTGGAGCGCGCGCTGCCGGGCCGCACGCCACGCGCCGTCCTGGCTAAGGTGCTGTGTGACCAGGTGGTCGCTGCGCCAATAGCGGTTTCGGCCTTCTACACCG GTATGAGTATTCTCCAGGGAAAGGATGACATATTTTTGGAtctgaaacagaaattctggaataCATATAAG agCGGTCTGATGTACTGGCCTTTTGTACAG CTGACCAACTTTAGCCTTGTTCCTATTCACTGGAGAACAGCTTACACTGGACTCTATGGTTTTCTGTGGGCCACCTTCCTTTGCTATTCACAGCAGAGTGGTGATGGCACATTGACGTCAGCTTTCACCTTCCTGCATTTAAAGGAGGCCAATGCAGTTGAAAGGcccccagagaaatga